The Sediminispirochaeta smaragdinae DSM 11293 genome has a segment encoding these proteins:
- a CDS encoding MarR family winged helix-turn-helix transcriptional regulator, protein MNENTTEIDDLNFYTLLAVLQSGMWLQADFERFLEPYGLSHSRFSILLWIKHAQEGEPMGHELAHRLGVAKSTVSRLVEKLLADDLIRCEQDPDDARKKHYSLTPQASELLTSIIPRYLCRMRDMAKELNEGEKVNLIGLLSKIDFLDSDKRIIRGTVKTIADKAEEIKGLCERGRSRDIDRVLDFLNDKVDIPTTKIVDYYLGTVMNPEGIRQIEHYLFHGNQVQRNYCTLYFSRRNEWEIVNKAFKMGLIDQIQAYSR, encoded by the coding sequence ATGAATGAAAACACAACAGAAATCGACGATCTGAATTTCTACACCTTGCTCGCTGTACTTCAAAGCGGCATGTGGCTGCAAGCCGACTTCGAACGGTTTCTCGAACCCTACGGACTATCCCATAGCCGATTCTCAATCCTGCTTTGGATCAAACATGCTCAGGAAGGAGAACCGATGGGCCATGAACTAGCCCATCGTCTCGGGGTGGCAAAATCGACAGTATCCAGGTTGGTGGAAAAACTCCTTGCCGATGATCTTATCAGATGTGAACAGGATCCTGATGACGCAAGGAAAAAACACTATTCGCTCACTCCGCAGGCATCGGAGCTCCTTACGTCGATCATCCCCCGGTATCTATGCAGAATGCGCGATATGGCAAAAGAGCTCAACGAAGGCGAAAAGGTGAATCTCATAGGATTGTTATCTAAAATAGATTTCCTGGATTCAGATAAAAGGATCATCAGGGGGACAGTGAAAACCATCGCCGACAAAGCTGAGGAAATCAAAGGCCTCTGCGAACGGGGCAGAAGTCGGGACATCGACCGGGTCCTCGACTTTCTGAACGACAAGGTCGATATTCCGACCACAAAAATCGTCGATTATTATCTGGGAACCGTGATGAATCCCGAAGGCATTCGTCAAATCGAACATTATCTTTTTCACGGAAATCAGGTCCAAAGAAACTACTGCACACTCTATTTTTCGAGACGGAACGAATGGGAAATCGTCAACAAAGCCTTCAAAATGGGATTGATCGACCAAATTCAGGCATACTCCCGATAG
- a CDS encoding Rpn family recombination-promoting nuclease/putative transposase: MPNEHDTRYKFLFSHPIFVQRLMEAFVKERFVRKLDFDSLERVDKSFITEDFKTRESDIIWKINYTDKPLYLFLLIEFQSSVDHSMPLRFLRYITEFYQSFHQTTDSGLFPAVFPILIYNGDRRWTAPLNSRDLIEQSIPEKYIPSFQYYPVIENQIPKQSLAKIKNALSAVFYAENSSPEELEAEIDIFLSIITEEKLEAVQLLVQWLNNFFASVEEQQKQPVLSRINDIVEVKSMLLTKMKEHDQMMLEQGIEQGIERGEKQRAVITAKKMLAKGYSIQEISELTGLRQQEIEALRD; this comes from the coding sequence ATGCCGAACGAGCACGATACACGCTACAAGTTCCTCTTCTCACACCCCATCTTCGTTCAGCGCCTCATGGAGGCCTTTGTCAAAGAACGTTTCGTTCGCAAACTCGACTTCGACTCCCTTGAACGGGTCGACAAAAGCTTTATTACCGAAGACTTCAAAACCAGGGAATCCGATATCATCTGGAAGATCAATTACACCGACAAACCCCTTTACCTCTTCCTTCTCATCGAGTTCCAGTCCTCCGTCGACCACTCCATGCCTCTTAGGTTCCTTCGCTACATCACCGAGTTCTACCAAAGCTTCCATCAGACTACCGACTCAGGACTCTTTCCTGCCGTCTTTCCCATCCTCATCTACAACGGTGACAGAAGGTGGACCGCTCCGCTTAACAGCCGGGACCTCATCGAACAGTCCATCCCGGAAAAGTACATCCCCTCTTTCCAGTACTACCCGGTTATCGAGAACCAGATCCCAAAACAGAGCCTGGCGAAGATCAAAAACGCCCTTTCCGCGGTCTTCTATGCCGAAAACTCCTCTCCCGAAGAGCTTGAGGCCGAGATCGATATCTTCCTTTCCATCATTACCGAAGAGAAACTTGAAGCGGTCCAGCTGTTGGTTCAATGGCTGAACAACTTCTTTGCGTCTGTCGAGGAGCAGCAAAAACAGCCGGTTTTATCCCGGATCAACGACATTGTGGAGGTAAAATCCATGTTACTTACCAAAATGAAAGAGCATGACCAAATGATGCTCGAGCAGGGTATCGAACAGGGTATCGAGCGGGGCGAAAAGCAGCGTGCCGTCATCACCGCCAAAAAGATGCTGGCAAAAGGATACTCCATTCAGGAAATATCCGAGCTTACCGGCCTCAGGCAGCAGGAGATCGAAGCATTACGGGATTGA
- a CDS encoding class II aldolase/adducin family protein, producing the protein MKKNDITFLLHAFVGKERENIMDPFEFQNERKIVADYMNRLYDRQLTTASGGNISLRIDDEKFCITPSSLDKGNLTPDLIAVVKFDGTNLTPHLPLSIETEMHRMVLQARPDMKAVVHAHPTYASAYSTVQPNSIDTKLTAEAYCVIGEIVNVPYKMMGTKGLAEAVAHDIKTHKVLLMENHGAIAVGKTMLDAFDCLELLEKSAMITYITRDLPGSHSLSKAQIAELDNR; encoded by the coding sequence ATGAAGAAAAACGACATTACGTTTTTACTACATGCCTTTGTAGGCAAGGAGAGAGAAAATATCATGGACCCTTTTGAATTTCAGAACGAACGAAAAATAGTTGCCGATTATATGAATCGCTTATATGACCGGCAACTGACTACGGCAAGTGGTGGAAATATTAGTTTGCGAATTGATGATGAAAAATTTTGCATTACCCCATCAAGTTTGGATAAAGGAAATCTTACTCCCGATTTGATTGCAGTAGTCAAATTTGATGGAACAAATCTGACTCCCCATTTGCCTTTGAGCATTGAGACTGAAATGCATCGTATGGTGTTGCAGGCTCGACCCGATATGAAGGCAGTTGTCCATGCACACCCCACATATGCAAGCGCATATTCAACGGTGCAACCCAATAGTATAGACACAAAGCTCACTGCTGAAGCATATTGTGTCATAGGTGAAATCGTGAATGTTCCCTATAAAATGATGGGAACGAAAGGGCTTGCTGAGGCTGTAGCACATGATATAAAAACTCATAAGGTATTATTAATGGAAAATCATGGTGCTATAGCAGTAGGTAAGACCATGTTGGATGCTTTTGACTGCCTTGAATTGTTGGAAAAGTCCGCGATGATCACGTATATAACCCGGGATTTACCTGGAAGCCATAGTCTCAGCAAAGCACAAATTGCAGAACTTGATAACAGATAG
- a CDS encoding FGGY-family carbohydrate kinase gives MDAYYLVFDMGTGNSKIAIVSSQGKIIGSRVIENHYYRDENYPDAQYFLPQEWETRLLWMAEELLREFSDIKIDAITASGARQSVVLYDAAHVACMGLPNIDNRGRQWMDEIGGKQEIYKRTGKWVTEDFIAAKLMGFKKKYPQDFSKISKITSLSEWIGEIFCGEIFIEPSQACETQLFDIIDMQWSERICKAYGIDPRILPEIQLSGSKLGSIKHSQLQRFSLGPDVVFIIGGADTQLAAKSSQCTDGDIVIISGTTSPVVRIHEEQYYDPDERCWVDCNIGGKNYLVETNPGVTGLNYQRFKEHFLSDYSYEELEKKYAEKTGFPCTASFTSLLFSRQKSLKMGGFVMKSPFSADCDITDLAWGLLSDTACAIYNQYLSLCNMIPFERDYIRCCGGGFRSPTLCQFLADLTEKDIILLGDYSQASIIGCADVCNEYFASSRSTEDSCITYQPKVRKGIQQYYEDWNKNRLMLNE, from the coding sequence ATGGATGCATATTATCTCGTATTTGATATGGGAACAGGTAATTCGAAAATAGCCATAGTTTCTTCGCAAGGAAAAATCATTGGATCGAGGGTAATAGAAAATCACTATTACAGAGATGAAAACTACCCCGATGCACAATACTTTCTCCCCCAAGAATGGGAAACGAGGCTTCTATGGATGGCTGAAGAATTATTGCGTGAATTCTCCGATATCAAAATCGACGCAATAACCGCTTCAGGGGCTCGGCAAAGTGTTGTCTTGTATGATGCCGCCCACGTGGCATGTATGGGATTACCAAACATAGACAACCGCGGCCGGCAGTGGATGGACGAAATTGGAGGAAAGCAAGAGATTTACAAGCGTACCGGTAAGTGGGTAACTGAAGATTTCATTGCAGCTAAGCTGATGGGTTTCAAGAAAAAATACCCACAGGATTTTTCTAAGATTTCAAAGATTACGAGTCTGAGCGAATGGATTGGTGAGATTTTCTGCGGGGAAATTTTTATTGAACCGTCACAGGCCTGTGAAACTCAGCTTTTTGATATCATTGATATGCAGTGGTCAGAACGTATATGTAAAGCATATGGGATAGATCCACGAATACTTCCCGAGATACAGCTTTCAGGTTCAAAACTGGGAAGTATCAAGCATTCTCAATTGCAGCGTTTTTCATTGGGTCCCGATGTGGTTTTCATTATTGGTGGGGCCGACACACAATTGGCTGCAAAGAGCAGCCAATGTACAGATGGGGATATCGTTATTATTTCTGGTACTACTTCCCCTGTGGTAAGAATACATGAGGAGCAATATTACGATCCAGACGAGCGATGTTGGGTCGATTGTAATATAGGAGGGAAGAATTATTTAGTTGAAACAAATCCGGGTGTTACAGGATTGAATTATCAACGATTCAAGGAACACTTTCTCTCGGATTATAGTTACGAGGAATTGGAGAAGAAGTATGCAGAGAAAACAGGTTTCCCTTGTACCGCTTCTTTCACTTCTTTACTTTTTTCCCGCCAGAAAAGTTTAAAGATGGGAGGATTTGTAATGAAATCGCCTTTTAGTGCTGATTGTGACATTACAGATCTTGCATGGGGGCTGCTAAGTGATACTGCTTGTGCGATTTATAATCAGTATTTATCTTTGTGCAATATGATTCCCTTTGAAAGGGACTATATACGTTGTTGTGGAGGAGGCTTTCGATCACCAACTTTGTGCCAGTTTCTTGCTGATTTAACGGAGAAAGATATCATCTTGTTAGGGGATTATTCACAGGCCTCGATAATCGGATGTGCTGATGTTTGCAATGAGTATTTTGCTAGTAGTCGATCTACAGAGGACTCCTGTATAACATACCAGCCAAAGGTCCGTAAGGGTATACAGCAATACTATGAGGATTGGAACAAAAATCGTCTAATGTTAAATGAATGA
- a CDS encoding 2-hydroxyacid dehydrogenase, with translation MKLLVRAPMTPNRIEELENYFSEVVYLPWTETGERYYEDAMLESLKKYEPDVLITELDRITKKVLDNYHNLQAIGDCRANPANIDVDACTAAGIPVLCTPARNCQAVAEMVVGLVLTLYRNIIPATQWVKEMKWVEGTTPYYLWMGHELQGKNIGFVGFGAVGKATAHLFEAFGCEISFYDPYVEAVSSSYRKCSVEEIFSENDIVSIHLPVLDSTRGMINKKLFSLMKPDSLFVNSARSAVVDYESLCEALKEKQISGAILDVLDTEPPKPEDLEILSYPNVLLTPHICGASYEVTSHQSDIITNNVIQWLEGRNLESVVYNKHVLKSR, from the coding sequence ATGAAATTATTAGTACGTGCCCCAATGACACCAAATCGTATTGAAGAGTTGGAGAACTATTTTAGTGAGGTAGTCTACCTCCCTTGGACAGAAACAGGAGAACGATATTACGAGGATGCCATGTTGGAATCCTTGAAGAAATATGAACCCGATGTGTTAATTACGGAGTTGGATCGTATCACAAAGAAGGTTCTGGACAATTACCATAATCTTCAGGCTATCGGTGATTGCAGAGCTAATCCTGCCAACATCGATGTTGATGCCTGTACAGCCGCCGGTATCCCTGTACTATGTACTCCTGCACGTAATTGTCAGGCAGTTGCAGAGATGGTTGTCGGTTTGGTGCTGACATTGTATCGGAATATCATCCCTGCCACCCAATGGGTGAAAGAGATGAAATGGGTGGAAGGTACCACTCCCTACTATCTGTGGATGGGCCATGAGCTGCAAGGTAAGAACATTGGCTTTGTTGGGTTTGGTGCGGTAGGAAAGGCAACCGCGCATCTCTTTGAAGCTTTTGGTTGTGAGATATCCTTTTATGATCCCTATGTGGAAGCTGTATCGAGTTCCTATAGAAAATGCTCAGTCGAAGAGATTTTTTCTGAGAACGATATTGTATCCATCCATCTCCCTGTTTTGGATAGTACTCGCGGTATGATCAACAAGAAACTCTTCTCTTTGATGAAACCTGATTCTTTGTTTGTGAATTCTGCCCGAAGCGCGGTAGTTGATTACGAATCTCTATGTGAGGCTTTGAAAGAGAAACAGATTTCTGGTGCGATCCTTGATGTTTTGGATACCGAACCTCCAAAGCCTGAGGACCTTGAAATTTTGTCCTACCCAAATGTGTTGCTTACCCCGCATATTTGCGGAGCATCCTATGAAGTTACAAGCCATCAGTCCGATATTATTACGAATAATGTGATCCAATGGCTGGAAGGAAGAAACCTTGAGAGTGTTGTTTATAATAAACACGTTTTGAAGAGTAGGTGA
- a CDS encoding S-methyl-5-thioribose-1-phosphate isomerase, whose protein sequence is MERADEGLAFLLRYENIAWYKNGEVRILDRRIYPIRTEFVTCKSVQEVAQAIKDMVTQSAGPYLAAAMGMALAAHEIADRKDVDVLTYMEDAAYTLSHARPTTVEQMKRIVGGAVDIVRQSLREGTRGEALVEALFQYAFNFVNNNYKKYTLVGENLAKLIPKNGTIMTQCFGDTVVGTILRACKRLNNPIKVICAETRPYFQGSRLTASVACDMGFPVTVITDNMPGYTLKAKNVDLFTSASDVITVDGHIINKVGTFQIALAAHYYGIPYYVTGTPDPDHPDIRDVRIEERDPELVLKALDVKLTMDGVEGFYPAFDITPPELCSGVVTDLGVYLPQDLKRYFADSEKNSQEE, encoded by the coding sequence ATGGAAAGAGCGGACGAAGGTTTAGCCTTCCTCTTACGATATGAAAATATTGCTTGGTATAAAAATGGAGAAGTTAGGATCCTTGACAGAAGGATTTACCCTATTCGTACAGAATTTGTAACGTGCAAGAGTGTTCAGGAAGTTGCCCAAGCTATTAAAGATATGGTAACGCAAAGTGCCGGGCCGTATCTTGCAGCAGCGATGGGGATGGCACTTGCTGCCCATGAGATTGCCGATAGGAAAGATGTTGATGTCCTTACATATATGGAGGATGCTGCCTATACCTTGTCCCATGCCCGGCCGACGACCGTTGAACAAATGAAAAGGATTGTTGGGGGAGCTGTGGATATTGTTCGGCAGAGCCTTCGGGAAGGGACCCGAGGGGAAGCTCTTGTAGAAGCGCTGTTCCAATATGCATTCAACTTTGTGAACAATAACTATAAGAAATATACGCTTGTCGGAGAAAATCTGGCCAAGTTGATTCCCAAAAACGGAACGATCATGACCCAATGTTTTGGAGATACGGTGGTTGGAACAATACTACGTGCGTGTAAGCGCCTGAACAACCCGATCAAGGTCATCTGTGCAGAAACCCGCCCTTATTTCCAGGGGTCGCGACTTACTGCAAGTGTGGCGTGCGATATGGGATTCCCTGTCACTGTGATAACCGATAACATGCCAGGTTATACATTGAAAGCAAAGAATGTCGATCTCTTTACCTCCGCTTCAGATGTCATTACCGTGGATGGTCATATAATCAATAAAGTTGGTACCTTTCAGATTGCCTTGGCTGCCCATTACTATGGTATTCCCTATTATGTCACCGGCACCCCAGATCCCGATCATCCTGACATACGTGATGTAAGAATAGAAGAGAGGGATCCTGAGCTCGTGCTTAAAGCCTTGGATGTGAAGCTTACCATGGATGGAGTCGAAGGATTCTATCCGGCTTTCGATATCACCCCACCGGAGCTATGTAGCGGAGTGGTAACTGATTTAGGCGTGTATCTACCACAAGACCTAAAACGATATTTCGCTGATTCTGAAAAGAATAGTCAGGAAGAATAG
- the mtnK gene encoding S-methyl-5-thioribose kinase, producing the protein MNKDYAKHFLMKAEDVMACTIDLVHYFEPGARLSCREIGDGNINYVFVVTDEDTGRSIVVKQADKFVRSSGRPLNLNHNKIEADVLSIEGACAPSMVPKIYYYDEVMCALYMEDISAYKNLRKEMVQGKIFPKLAEDISTFMADTLLPSTDLVLDRATKKERVKKFTNAELCDITEDLVLTEPYYDYKKRNIITAGNEEFVEKHLYQNEDLKSEVGILRDEFMNHAQALVHGDLHSGSIFVNEEGLKVIDPEFAYYGPIGYDIGNVIGNMFFAWAHKAYVHPENTEFIHWAKTAITEIVALTKAKLEKKFDEIVSFPLYNAKFKEHYLANIWSDSFGYAGTEMIRRVVGDAKVQELNDVTDPVLKIPMERALIATGIQLIMRRAALATGSELVEIFEDVMEAY; encoded by the coding sequence ATGAACAAGGATTATGCAAAGCACTTTTTGATGAAAGCAGAGGATGTGATGGCTTGTACCATTGATTTGGTTCATTATTTCGAACCAGGTGCAAGACTTAGCTGTCGTGAAATTGGTGATGGAAATATCAATTATGTATTTGTTGTCACCGATGAGGATACGGGACGATCTATAGTTGTGAAGCAAGCAGATAAATTTGTTCGTTCTTCAGGAAGACCCCTGAACTTGAATCATAACAAGATTGAAGCCGATGTATTATCCATTGAGGGAGCATGTGCTCCCTCAATGGTTCCAAAAATCTACTATTATGATGAAGTAATGTGTGCATTATATATGGAAGATATTTCTGCATATAAGAATCTCAGGAAAGAGATGGTGCAGGGGAAGATTTTTCCTAAACTTGCTGAGGATATTTCCACGTTCATGGCCGATACCTTGCTTCCATCCACTGATTTGGTCCTTGATCGTGCAACAAAGAAGGAACGAGTTAAAAAATTCACAAATGCTGAGCTTTGTGATATCACTGAAGATCTGGTTCTTACCGAACCGTATTACGATTACAAAAAGCGAAATATCATTACTGCCGGAAATGAGGAATTTGTTGAAAAACATCTCTACCAAAATGAGGACCTGAAAAGCGAAGTCGGTATCCTTCGAGATGAATTTATGAATCATGCCCAAGCTTTGGTCCATGGTGATTTACATTCGGGTTCTATCTTCGTTAATGAAGAGGGGCTGAAAGTGATAGACCCTGAATTTGCATACTACGGGCCTATTGGATATGACATCGGTAATGTCATCGGTAACATGTTTTTTGCTTGGGCACATAAAGCATATGTCCACCCGGAAAACACAGAATTTATTCATTGGGCGAAAACCGCAATTACTGAGATTGTAGCTTTGACAAAAGCCAAACTGGAGAAGAAATTTGATGAGATTGTTTCTTTCCCCTTATATAACGCAAAGTTTAAAGAGCACTACTTAGCAAATATATGGTCCGACTCATTCGGATATGCGGGAACCGAAATGATACGGCGTGTGGTTGGTGATGCAAAGGTCCAGGAACTTAATGATGTTACAGATCCCGTGTTGAAAATTCCTATGGAGCGGGCGCTCATTGCAACTGGAATTCAATTAATCATGAGAAGAGCAGCTTTAGCGACAGGATCCGAGCTTGTTGAAATTTTCGAGGATGTGATGGAAGCCTATTGA